In one window of Legionella fallonii LLAP-10 DNA:
- a CDS encoding lysozyme inhibitor LprI family protein: MKVCQIYFLVVVSFISVQVNAQKYEYTGNCSMDNYQENFEDCLDKELATYDKELNILYKRESKYSSYKQLQKAERLWIKFKKEDCVYIARTVHGGKMYPFIYRACLINKTKARISDLKRSVFYRGWFKD, encoded by the coding sequence ATGAAAGTGTGCCAAATTTATTTTTTAGTTGTTGTTTCTTTTATTTCCGTCCAAGTAAACGCTCAAAAATATGAATATACAGGAAACTGTAGTATGGATAATTATCAAGAAAATTTTGAAGATTGTTTAGATAAGGAACTTGCTACGTACGATAAAGAATTAAATATTTTATATAAGAGAGAATCTAAATACTCATCCTATAAACAATTACAAAAGGCTGAGAGGTTATGGATTAAATTTAAGAAAGAAGATTGTGTTTATATTGCTCGCACAGTTCATGGTGGCAAAATGTACCCATTCATATATAGAGCATGCCTTATTAATAAAACAAAAGCTAGGATATCTGATCTCAAAAGATCTGTTTTCTATCGAGGATGGTTCAAAGATTAG
- a CDS encoding lytic transglycosylase domain-containing protein gives MLRGLNGSKVYQQFTNTMDELSVSKAFSISSAAQLMEQNALSQSISLSLQKHQHFDWEQLAVSGVTAGLMGGALGSKLDKTLRGLDHNTGMLSSELRALTNAGLNSAVAGSQLNALDVLQDNLGAAIGSAITDKRSELEQSQITGKDLARLKLKEIDEMDEYCPIPTEEGAYSPIPEGTYERFHQEILAHQRAALEQEEQDNYEARELSGSEGYESAQPHLSNQQTLSLGNYERLSLDSDLFKSSNDGVKELNFESKVYWSFKEHEGSNTIAGIKLKGLEWRGHSREGQYDINYDELLVKQHGSAYKKDEVVDKSYYFRTPGSPVWGYASRETQIETIDALITSAIEHELSLRDTAHVLVIARHESGFNPYAAAGSTTASGLGQFVEHTGDAYGINGSTRWNIKVQADALVSHFIDNKALVKQRKLTESYIYKFHHDGPTRNYGGLALSMNKIMPKIGSITHAIHKIF, from the coding sequence TTGTTACGAGGATTAAATGGCAGCAAAGTATATCAACAGTTCACTAACACTATGGATGAACTATCTGTATCGAAAGCCTTTAGCATTTCCAGCGCGGCGCAACTAATGGAGCAAAACGCGTTAAGCCAGAGCATTAGCCTTTCGCTGCAAAAACACCAACACTTCGACTGGGAGCAACTTGCCGTATCTGGTGTCACCGCGGGTCTAATGGGAGGGGCACTAGGAAGCAAACTGGATAAAACCCTAAGAGGCCTAGACCACAACACCGGCATGCTGAGCTCTGAATTAAGGGCTTTAACCAACGCGGGATTAAACAGCGCGGTTGCCGGCAGCCAACTCAATGCCTTGGATGTGCTTCAAGATAATTTAGGCGCTGCAATTGGCTCTGCAATAACGGATAAAAGGAGCGAATTAGAACAGTCGCAAATCACAGGCAAAGATTTAGCACGATTAAAACTAAAAGAAATCGACGAGATGGATGAGTATTGTCCTATCCCCACTGAAGAAGGCGCTTATTCTCCTATACCTGAAGGTACTTATGAACGATTCCATCAAGAAATCCTAGCCCACCAACGAGCTGCTTTAGAGCAGGAAGAGCAAGATAATTATGAAGCGCGGGAGTTAAGTGGTAGCGAGGGATATGAATCTGCTCAACCCCATCTGAGTAATCAGCAAACACTAAGTTTAGGGAATTATGAACGCCTGTCCTTGGATTCGGATTTGTTTAAATCTAGCAATGATGGAGTTAAAGAGCTTAATTTTGAGAGTAAAGTGTATTGGAGTTTTAAAGAGCATGAAGGGAGCAATACTATTGCAGGAATTAAACTTAAGGGACTTGAGTGGCGTGGTCATAGTAGAGAAGGGCAATATGACATTAATTATGATGAACTCCTAGTTAAACAGCATGGTTCTGCTTACAAGAAAGATGAAGTTGTAGATAAATCATATTATTTTCGCACCCCGGGCTCTCCTGTATGGGGGTATGCAAGTAGAGAAACTCAAATAGAAACTATTGACGCTTTAATTACATCTGCTATCGAACATGAATTAAGCTTACGCGATACTGCCCATGTATTAGTAATTGCCCGCCATGAGTCAGGTTTTAATCCTTATGCGGCTGCTGGTTCTACTACAGCGAGCGGTCTTGGTCAGTTTGTTGAACATACAGGAGATGCATATGGTATAAACGGCTCGACCAGATGGAATATAAAAGTACAGGCGGATGCTTTAGTAAGTCATTTCATAGATAATAAGGCCTTAGTAAAGCAAAGAAAATTGACTGAATCTTATATTTATAAATTCCACCACGATGGTCCAACGAGAAATTATGGTGGATTAGCGTTATCAATGAATAAAATTATGCCAAAAATAGGAAGTATTACTCATGCGATTCATAAAATATTTTAA